From a single Apium graveolens cultivar Ventura chromosome 2, ASM990537v1, whole genome shotgun sequence genomic region:
- the LOC141707302 gene encoding U-box domain-containing protein 13-like yields MEKEKGGALMKKLIEMVNEISAITEFRSTVRKQYCNLARRLKLLTPMFEEIRDSKEIVPHDSFQALVSLRSAMELALELLLFGSHGSKIYMVLEREQIMSKLQEVTSQLEYALSGISFEKLDISDEIQEQVELVIAQFRRAKGRIDAPDVELYDDLSYLYNESNDAVVDPTILKRLVDKLQLSGIADLTQESLALHEMVTTSDGDPGESIEKMSMLLKKIKEFVQTENPKIDSSPTESSNFSSSSGQATSNGTEKGLVIPEDFRCPISLELMKDPVIVSTGQTYERSCIEKWLEAGHGTCPKTQQTLSNSSLTPNYVLRSLIAQWCEANGIETPKRPGSARLTKTTSACSAADRSKIEKLLLMLKTGNPEDQRSAASEIRLLAKRNTDNRVAIAEAGAIPLLVGLLSIPDSRTQEHAVTALLNLSICEENKGSIVSCGAVPGIVNVLKKGSMEARENAAATLFSLSVVDVYKVTIGASGAIPPLVTLLTDGTQRGKKDAATALFNLCIYQGNKGKAVRARVVPTLVAMLTDPQGRMVDEALAILAILSSHSEGKVAIGAADAVPVLVEVIGNGSPRNKENAAAVLVHLCSGDQKHLVKAQELGLMDLLVDLSQRGTDRGKRKAVQLLERLNINRFSDQETQVETHVEVPTQAPAQAQS; encoded by the exons ATGGAAAAAGAGAAAGGAGGGGCGTTAATGAAGAAACTAATAGAGATGGTTAATGAAATATCAGCCATAACGGAGTTCAGAAGCACAGTTAGAAAACAATACTGTAATTTAGCAAGGAGATTAAAATTATTAACTCCAATGTTTGAGGAGATTCGTGATAGTAAAGAGATTGTTCCTCATGATTCATTTCAAGCCCTTGTCTCTCTCAGATCTGCTATGGAATTAGCTCTTGAATTGCTCCTTTTTGGTAGCCATGGCAGCAAGATTTATATG GTTCTGGAAAGGGAACAAATTATGAGCAAATTACAGGAAGTGACATCTCAATTGGAATATGCTTTAAGTGGCATCTCATTTGAAAAACTTGACATATCAGATGAAATTCAGGAACAG GTGGAGCTTGTCATTGCTCAGTTTAGAAGGGCCAAAGGAAGAATTGATGCACCCGATGTTGAGTTATATGATGACCTATCATACCTTTACAATGAGAGTAATGATGCTGTTGTAGATCCAACTATTTTAAAGAGATTAGTGGATAAATTACAGCTATCTGGAATAGCTGACCTCACTCAAGAATCATTAGCTTTGCATGAGATGGTTACCACCAGTGATGGAGATCCAGGTGAGAGCATAGAGAAGATGTCTATGCTGCTGAAAAAAATTAAAGAATTTGTACAGACAGAGAATCCCAAAATAGATTCTTCTCCAACAGAAAGTTCTAATTTTTCAAGTAGTAGTGGACAAGCCACATCCAATGGTACCGAAAAAGGCCTAGTTATACCAGAAGATTTTCGTTGTCCAATATCCCTGGAGTTGATGAAAGATCCTGTTATTGTCTCAACTGGGCAG ACTTATGAACGTTCATGCATAGAGAAGTGGCTCGAGGCAGGGCATGGCACATGTCCCAAAACTCAACAGACTCTTAGTAACTCCTCTCTCACACCCAACTATGTCTTGCGCAGCCTCATAGCTCAGTGGTGTGAGGCAAATGGGATTGAAACACCAAAACGACCTGGTAGTGCTCGCCTAACTAAGACAACATCAGCATGCTCAGCTGCTGATCGTTCCAAGATTGAAAAATTGCTCCTTATGCTTAAAACTGGAAATCCTGAAGATCAACGTTCTGCTGCTAGTGAAATCCGCCTTCTTGCCAAACGAAACACAGATAATCGTGTGGCGATTGCTGAAGCTGGTGCCATCCCGTTACTTGTTGGTCTCTTATCAATACCTGATTCTCGCACCCAAGAGCATGCTGTTACTGCGCTTCTTAACCTTTCTATATGCGAGGAAAATAAAGGAAGTATTGTATCTTGTGGTGCAGTACCTGGTATAGTCAATGTGCTTAAGAAGGGAAGTATGGAAGCAAGGGAAAATGCAGCAGCTACTCTGTTTAGCCTTTCAGTGGTGGATGTATATAAGGTTACAATTGGTGCTTCAGGAGCTATCCCACCACTTGTGACACTACTAACTGACGGTACTCAAAGGGGAAAGAAGGATGCTGCTACAGCACTTTTCAATTTGTGCATATACCAAGGTAACAAGGGGAAAGCAGTGAGGGCTAGAGTAGTACCTACATTGGTGGCAATGCTCACAGATCCCCAAGGTCGGATGGTAGACGAAGCACTAGCCATTTTAGCTATACTGTCCAGTCACTCCGAAGGGAAGGTAGCCATTGGAGCTGCGGATGCAGTGCCAGTCTTGGTAGAGGTTATTGGGAATGGTTCTCCTAGGAACAAAGAAAATGCAGCTGCTGTTTTAGTGCATCTCTGTTCTGGTGACCAAAAACATCTGGTAAAGGCCCAAGAACTTGGGCTGATGGACTTGCTGGTTGATTTATCACAAAGAGGCACTGATAGGGGCAAGCGGAAGGCGGTGCAGTTGCTTGAACGTCTTAATATTAATAGATTCTCTGATCAAGAAACGCAGGTGGAAACACATGTTGAGGTCCCAACACAGGCTCCAGCACAAGCCCAATCGTAG